The following proteins are encoded in a genomic region of Cellulomonas sp. ES6:
- the nudC gene encoding NAD(+) diphosphatase — protein sequence MFASDLPLSRTVTDRAADLRGDEDLLGRLLDDPSTRVLLVSGGRVVTRSRPGRRRALALYPPQEAALRAPSGSLAERWAFLGYDDADQVPGVAPGERRPAGPAYLAHHVPEEAAAALPAGDGWAALREVGAELSARDAGLATAAVALYEWHVRHPRCPRCGAVTYTVQSGWVRRCVADGSDHYPRTDPAVIMAVVDDDDRLLLANSAAWPTHRFSTLAGFVEPGESVEHAIRREVREESAVVVGEVEYRGSQPWPFPASLMLGFRARALTTEITVDGDELRAARWFDRDLLRAEVGRGAVVLPPGTSIARALIEDWFGGPLPGDPLRDGWNRGAVPPEGSGAAAGRPPATAGDAASPGSAAPRDPAPPAPADGRRPRGTAR from the coding sequence GTGTTCGCCTCCGACCTCCCCCTGTCCCGCACGGTCACGGACCGCGCGGCCGACCTCCGCGGCGACGAGGACCTGCTGGGCCGCCTGCTCGACGACCCGTCGACCCGGGTGCTGCTCGTCTCCGGAGGCCGCGTCGTGACGCGCTCGCGGCCCGGGCGCCGCCGCGCGCTCGCCCTGTACCCGCCGCAGGAGGCGGCCCTGCGCGCGCCGAGCGGGTCGCTCGCGGAGCGCTGGGCGTTCCTCGGGTACGACGACGCGGACCAGGTGCCCGGCGTGGCTCCCGGCGAGCGCCGGCCCGCCGGACCGGCGTACCTCGCGCACCACGTCCCCGAGGAGGCCGCGGCGGCGCTGCCCGCCGGCGACGGGTGGGCCGCCCTGCGCGAGGTCGGCGCCGAGCTGTCGGCACGGGACGCGGGCCTCGCCACCGCGGCCGTCGCGCTGTACGAGTGGCACGTGCGCCACCCGCGCTGCCCCCGGTGCGGCGCGGTCACGTACACGGTGCAGAGCGGGTGGGTCCGGCGCTGCGTCGCGGACGGCTCCGACCACTACCCGCGGACGGACCCCGCCGTGATCATGGCGGTGGTCGACGACGACGACCGCCTGCTGCTCGCGAACTCGGCGGCGTGGCCCACGCACCGGTTCTCGACGCTGGCGGGGTTCGTGGAACCGGGCGAGTCCGTCGAGCACGCGATCCGGCGCGAGGTGCGCGAGGAGTCGGCGGTGGTGGTCGGGGAGGTCGAGTACCGGGGCAGCCAGCCGTGGCCGTTCCCCGCCTCGCTGATGCTCGGGTTCCGGGCGCGCGCGCTGACCACGGAGATCACGGTGGACGGCGACGAGCTGCGGGCCGCCCGCTGGTTCGACCGGGACCTGCTGCGGGCGGAGGTCGGGCGCGGCGCAGTGGTGCTGCCGCCGGGGACGTCGATCGCGCGGGCTCTCATCGAGGACTGGTTCGGCGGCCCCCTCCCGGGCGACCCGCTGCGGGACGGGTGGAACCGCGGTGCGGTGCCGCCCGAGGGCTCGGGCGCGGCGGCGGGCCGTCCGCCCGCGACCGCCGGGGACGCTGCGAGCCCCGGGAGCGCGGCGCCTCGCGACCCGGCCCCGCCGGCGCCGGCCGACGGGCGGCGGCCCCGGGGCACGGCGCGCTGA
- a CDS encoding mycoredoxin: MTTTQDLPAAGTVTMYSTTWCGYCRRLKTQLDSAGIAYSEVDIEQQPDAAAFVEQVNGGNQTVPTVLFPDGSAATNPSLVQVKERLGA; encoded by the coding sequence ATGACCACCACGCAGGACCTGCCCGCCGCGGGCACCGTGACGATGTACTCGACGACCTGGTGCGGCTACTGCCGCCGGCTCAAGACGCAGCTCGACTCCGCGGGCATCGCGTACAGCGAGGTCGACATCGAGCAGCAGCCGGACGCCGCGGCGTTCGTCGAGCAGGTCAACGGCGGCAACCAGACGGTGCCCACCGTGCTGTTCCCGGACGGCAGCGCGGCGACGAACCCGTCGCTGGTGCAGGTGAAGGAGCGCCTCGGCGCCTGA